Part of the candidate division Zixibacteria bacterium HGW-Zixibacteria-1 genome is shown below.
CCTGAGTCAAGGCAAAAAGCTAAATTTGATTTGACAATTGGTCAATTTCGAATATATTTGTGACACCTTTATGAACTATTATAAGAGACAAGATATTAGCGAGGCAGTCAAGAGCCTTTTGGTTGTCGCCGGGTTGCTGGTAATTATCTTCTCCAGCAGCCTTCTGGTCATTATTACCGCGCCTGAGCCGGACAAGAAGACAAATCACGAAGCAATCGCAAATATCATTTTCCCCGGCAGTCAGGGCTCAATGGTCAAAAATGAGCCTTTTTCTTCCGGAAAATTATCTTTTCTCTCAATCCCGGCTGTAGTCAGTGTTCAAAATTATGAAAATTTGCGTCCCGAATCACGGATTATCGAGTATAAATCGCTTTATAATGCCGGGATCGGCCGCTTAGTATATTTGTCAAAAGCTGCTTTAATATCCCCCGAGAAGGCGCTCGAATTTACGCTTGTCGGCGCCAAACCGTCAGGTACCAGCTAAAAGCGTATTTATTCTCCCTGTCCTTAACATTATATCAATATAGTAATATTTATTAATTTATTTATATAACAAAGGAATAGTTGTATGAAAGGTCAAACCTGGCGTTTAGCCATAACCGGACTTCTAATCATCCTGGGATTTATCGGATTCTGGAATACCATCAAATTGTGGACGCTTTCCGGAAGCGATAAAACCAGAATGGAAGAGGTCAAACCGGGCTCGGTCAGTGAACTGGAGCGCAAAGCCATGCGGCTCGGCCTCGATTTGCAGGGCGGTATTCATGTTGTTCTTCGGGTCGAGATGGAAAAACTGGAGCCGGCCGCCCGGGAAGATGCGGTCGACCGCGCCATCCAGGTAATCCGTAACCGAATCGACTTCACCGGCGTCACCGAGCCTATTATCCAGAGGCAGGGTAATGATCGAATAATCGTCGATCTCCCCGGATATACCGACGCCGACCAGGCCGAGGATATTATCGGACAGACCGCCCAATTGGAATTCAAACTTCTGGAAACATATGAAAATGCCCAGATGATTTTGAGCAAAATCGATTCCGTGGTGGCCGATGTCCGTAAAGCCGAAGCAGGCAAGGAAACCACTGAACCTTCGGCGGAGAAGGCAAAGACGGAACTCAAGACCGGCGAGGCTACTCCGGTCGATCTGGAAGCTAAGGAAGATGATATTCTGGCGGAATTAATGGGTGCGGACAGTGGTGAAGTTGTCGATGATATGCTGTTCGATAGCGAAGAAAATCCGATGACGCAATATCTGGAGCCCTTCCTGCTTAATGACAAAACCAACACCCCGTGGCCCGGCTATATTGTTGCTGCCAAGGATCGTCGCGCAGTCGAAAAAATGCTTGAGATGCCTCAGGTCCAAAGGGTAATTCCGACTGAGGTCCAGTTTGCCTGGTCAACCCGTTCGGATATTCGGCAGGCTTATGAAGTCTACTATCTTTATATTCTGAAGACAAAAGTGCAGTTTCTTGGGAAATTTCTCGAAAGAATCAAACTTGGCCGGGGGCAGTTCCAGAATCATACGGTCGATTTCAAATTATCCGGTCGTTCCTCTGCCGCCTTTGCCCGTCTGACAGGCTCCAATGTCGATAAACCTCTGGCTATCGTTATCGACGCAAAGGTTGAATCGGCGCCTATGATTAATTCGAAAATCCGCAAAGACGGACAAATTACCATGGGCTCAGGCGCCACTCTGGAAGACGCCAAGAAACTTTCGATCGTCCTTAAAGCAGGCGCTTTGCCGGCCCCGGTCGAAATTATCGAGAAAAATGTTGTCGGGCCGACGCTTGGTTCCGACTCGATCAGAAAAGGACTATATTCATCCGTCCTGGGACTGATCCTTGTCCTGCTCCTGATAGGCGTTTACTATCGTGTATCCGGAGTTATCGCCGATGTTGCTCTCTTGTTTAACGTCTTCTTCCTGCTGGCGGTTATGGCCGGTCTGAAGGCAACTCTGACCATGCCCGGTATCGCCGGTATTATCCTGACCATCGGTATGT
Proteins encoded:
- the secD gene encoding protein translocase subunit SecD — encoded protein: MKGQTWRLAITGLLIILGFIGFWNTIKLWTLSGSDKTRMEEVKPGSVSELERKAMRLGLDLQGGIHVVLRVEMEKLEPAAREDAVDRAIQVIRNRIDFTGVTEPIIQRQGNDRIIVDLPGYTDADQAEDIIGQTAQLEFKLLETYENAQMILSKIDSVVADVRKAEAGKETTEPSAEKAKTELKTGEATPVDLEAKEDDILAELMGADSGEVVDDMLFDSEENPMTQYLEPFLLNDKTNTPWPGYIVAAKDRRAVEKMLEMPQVQRVIPTEVQFAWSTRSDIRQAYEVYYLYILKTKVQFLGKFLERIKLGRGQFQNHTVDFKLSGRSSAAFARLTGSNVDKPLAIVIDAKVESAPMINSKIRKDGQITMGSGATLEDAKKLSIVLKAGALPAPVEIIEKNVVGPTLGSDSIRKGLYSSVLGLILVLLLIGVYYRVSGVIADVALLFNVFFLLAVMAGLKATLTMPGIAGIILTIGMSLDSNILIFERIREELRTGKTVRAAIDAGYSRALLTIIDSHVTTLITAGALFIFGSGPIKGFAVSLFCGVTISLYTAVVITKTIFDIRKSYKTLSI